In one window of Myxococcales bacterium DNA:
- a CDS encoding DNA polymerase III subunit alpha — protein MRSRESTGSCTTSRPSPLPRSSGSRGVPSPFVHLHLHTQYSLLDGAIKHNPLFEHAKAMNMPAVAQTDHGNLFGTVEFYNKALANDIKPIIGCEVYIAGNSRFDREKRERTEGGFDAISHLLLIAMNATGYKNLMYLVSKAYLEGFYYKPRIDMDLLRERHEGLIATSGCLSAPVPRAIVHGEVNRAWEVAEEFRGLFQDRFYLELQRHGIADQDLVNAELIKMSSDMDIPLVATNDAHYLKDCDHEHHDALLCVGTASNLSDEKRFRFDGRGFYVKDGDEMRELFHDHPSAIENTLVIAERCDVEIPMGTYHMPDFQVPAGESLDEVMEQQSWAGLRNRLGMDPDQPFEGSVHETYVERMNHELKVIRELGFPGYFLIVADFINYAKKNGIPVGPGRGSSAGSLVAYGMNITNVDPIEYDIIFERFLNPERISMPDIDVDFCMRGREQVIRYVSEKYDGVRLQEEDGSKSQIEHDAEHYETMKVCQIVTFGTLQARAVIRDVGRVMGMPYGEVDRIAKLIPDVLGIKLDQAIEQSPELRTRIESDSQVERLIETARSLEGLTRHASKHAAGVVIGNTPLIEMVPLYKDQKSGVVMSQYNMSCIEEIGLIKFDFLGLKTLTLMADAEKMIQRKPGFEDFDVNAIPLDDKKTYDMLCAGDTEGVFQVESSGMTELVVKLQPRTFKEIIPLVALYRPGPLQSGMVDDYVNRKRGSVPVKALHPRIAHLTEETLGVIVYQDQVLQIAQTMAGYSLGEADLLRRAMGKKKADVMQQQRARFVDGSVENGVDAREAGDVFDLIVEFAGYGFPKAHSTAYAYITYQTAYLKANHREEFLAAVLTIESGSHDRLSRYIAHVRAIGIEILPPDVNESQRDFAVVNGAIRFGFAGIKNVGAGAIDSILASREQDEGRFKSFFDFVSRLDSRKVNRRVVESLVKCGAFDTLHEERASVWASVDAGLERAAATQRDRAVGQESLFGGMDMQDSQSGLELTRAVPWSDRETLGYEKELLGFYVSGHPLGEVLPLLSRFCDCTAADWQSKVQREVRVGGLLTALRETRTKRGKRMAFATLEDLEGSFELVIFSDAFEANVELWKRAMNGDEGQGPLPLLVSGKLEDGETPKILVSDVMPLSQAEEKLAGTLRVKMLASDVSQDRLEALIKVLASHPGDCPVVLHVLIPGESETIVSVGAVRGVRATPEMCRDVDALFGHNVTELSI, from the coding sequence ATGAGGTCCCGGGAATCAACCGGGTCGTGTACGACATCTCGTCCAAGCCCCCTGCCACGATCGAGTGGGAGTAGGGGCGTGCCGAGTCCCTTCGTTCATCTCCACCTGCATACCCAATATTCGCTGCTTGATGGCGCCATCAAGCACAACCCGCTGTTCGAGCACGCAAAGGCAATGAACATGCCGGCGGTCGCGCAGACCGATCACGGCAATTTGTTTGGCACCGTCGAGTTCTACAACAAGGCTCTGGCCAACGACATCAAGCCGATCATCGGTTGCGAAGTCTACATTGCCGGCAACTCGCGCTTCGATCGAGAGAAGCGTGAGCGCACCGAAGGAGGCTTTGACGCGATCAGCCATCTTCTGCTGATCGCGATGAACGCGACGGGCTACAAGAACTTGATGTATCTGGTGTCGAAGGCCTACCTCGAGGGCTTCTACTACAAGCCGCGTATCGACATGGACCTGCTGAGGGAACGCCACGAAGGTCTGATCGCAACCTCGGGTTGTCTGTCAGCTCCGGTTCCCCGGGCCATCGTGCACGGGGAGGTGAACCGGGCCTGGGAGGTCGCCGAAGAGTTTCGCGGTCTGTTTCAGGATCGCTTTTACCTGGAGTTGCAGCGCCACGGCATCGCGGACCAGGACCTGGTCAACGCCGAGCTGATCAAGATGTCCAGCGATATGGATATTCCCCTGGTTGCGACCAACGACGCCCACTATCTCAAGGATTGTGATCACGAGCATCACGACGCGCTCTTGTGCGTGGGCACCGCGTCGAACCTCTCCGACGAGAAACGCTTTCGCTTCGACGGACGGGGCTTCTACGTAAAAGACGGCGACGAAATGCGAGAGTTGTTTCACGATCACCCCTCGGCGATCGAAAACACCCTGGTCATTGCCGAACGATGCGACGTTGAAATTCCCATGGGCACGTACCACATGCCAGACTTTCAAGTGCCGGCAGGTGAGAGTCTGGACGAGGTCATGGAGCAGCAGTCCTGGGCGGGTTTGCGCAATCGCCTGGGGATGGATCCCGATCAGCCCTTCGAAGGTTCTGTGCACGAGACCTATGTCGAGCGCATGAATCACGAACTCAAGGTCATCCGGGAGTTGGGCTTTCCTGGCTACTTCCTGATCGTGGCGGACTTCATCAATTACGCCAAAAAGAACGGGATCCCGGTGGGTCCCGGGCGGGGAAGTTCGGCCGGTAGTCTGGTGGCGTATGGGATGAACATCACGAACGTAGACCCGATCGAATACGACATCATTTTTGAACGCTTTCTGAATCCCGAGCGCATTTCGATGCCGGATATCGACGTCGACTTCTGCATGCGGGGACGTGAGCAGGTGATCCGCTACGTCAGCGAGAAGTACGACGGTGTTCGACTCCAGGAAGAAGACGGGTCAAAGAGCCAAATCGAACACGACGCCGAACATTACGAAACGATGAAGGTTTGCCAGATCGTCACCTTCGGAACATTGCAAGCCAGGGCGGTGATCCGCGATGTTGGCCGGGTGATGGGGATGCCGTACGGAGAAGTCGATCGTATCGCCAAGCTGATCCCCGACGTGCTGGGCATCAAGCTCGATCAGGCGATTGAACAATCTCCCGAGTTGCGGACCCGCATAGAGTCGGATTCTCAGGTTGAACGACTGATCGAAACCGCGCGCAGTCTCGAGGGATTGACCCGGCACGCCTCAAAACACGCGGCCGGGGTCGTGATCGGCAATACGCCCCTGATCGAGATGGTTCCGCTCTACAAGGACCAGAAATCCGGCGTCGTGATGTCCCAGTACAACATGAGCTGCATCGAAGAAATCGGCCTGATCAAATTTGACTTCCTCGGCCTCAAAACCCTGACCCTGATGGCCGACGCGGAGAAGATGATCCAGCGCAAGCCGGGCTTCGAAGACTTCGATGTCAATGCCATCCCTCTCGACGACAAAAAAACCTACGACATGCTCTGCGCCGGCGACACCGAAGGGGTGTTCCAGGTCGAGTCCTCGGGCATGACGGAACTGGTCGTCAAGTTGCAGCCGCGCACATTCAAAGAAATCATTCCGCTGGTCGCCCTTTATCGTCCGGGGCCGCTGCAGTCCGGCATGGTAGACGACTACGTCAACCGCAAGCGCGGCAGTGTGCCCGTGAAGGCCTTGCATCCCCGGATCGCACACCTGACCGAGGAAACCCTGGGTGTGATCGTGTACCAGGATCAGGTCCTGCAGATCGCTCAAACCATGGCGGGCTACAGCCTGGGGGAGGCGGATCTGCTCCGCCGTGCGATGGGCAAGAAAAAGGCCGACGTCATGCAGCAACAGCGCGCTCGCTTCGTGGACGGTTCGGTCGAGAACGGGGTCGACGCAAGAGAAGCCGGCGACGTTTTCGATCTGATCGTTGAATTTGCGGGCTACGGTTTTCCAAAGGCGCATTCGACCGCCTATGCCTACATCACCTACCAGACGGCCTACCTGAAGGCGAACCATCGCGAGGAGTTTCTGGCCGCGGTCCTGACCATCGAGTCGGGCAGTCACGATCGTCTCTCTCGCTATATCGCCCACGTGCGGGCCATCGGGATCGAGATCCTGCCCCCGGACGTGAACGAATCCCAGCGAGATTTCGCGGTGGTGAACGGCGCCATTCGCTTTGGCTTTGCCGGCATCAAGAATGTCGGGGCCGGTGCGATCGACTCGATCCTCGCCTCGCGGGAGCAAGACGAGGGACGCTTCAAGAGTTTCTTCGATTTCGTATCGCGGCTGGACTCGCGCAAGGTCAACCGACGCGTGGTCGAGTCCCTGGTCAAGTGCGGAGCCTTCGACACCCTGCACGAGGAACGCGCGTCGGTATGGGCGTCGGTGGACGCCGGGCTCGAACGCGCGGCGGCGACCCAGCGCGACCGCGCCGTCGGCCAAGAAAGCTTGTTTGGCGGGATGGATATGCAGGATTCGCAATCCGGACTCGAGCTGACCCGGGCCGTGCCCTGGTCCGATCGGGAAACCCTGGGATACGAAAAAGAACTGCTCGGTTTTTACGTGAGCGGACATCCGCTGGGCGAGGTCCTCCCCTTGCTCTCGCGCTTCTGCGACTGCACCGCCGCAGATTGGCAAAGTAAGGTGCAACGCGAGGTTCGCGTGGGCGGGCTGCTCACTGCCCTGCGCGAAACCCGAACCAAACGCGGCAAGCGCATGGCCTTTGCAACCTTGGAAGATCTGGAGGGGAGCTTCGAACTCGTGATCTTCAGCGATGCCTTCGAAGCGAATGTGGAGTTATGGAAGCGGGCCATGAACGGCGACGAGGGCCAGGGACCTCTGCCGCTGTTGGTTTCGGGAAAACTCGAGGACGGCGAGACGCCCAAGATTCTGGTGTCGGACGTCATGCCCCTATCCCAGGCCGAAGAGAAGTTGGCCGGAACGCTGCGGGTGAAGATGCTGGCGAGCGACGTCAGCCAGGACCGCCTGGAGGCCCTGATCAAGGTTCTCGCAAGCCATCCGGGAGACTGCCCGGTCGTGCTCCACGTGCTAATCCCCGGGGAGAGTGAGACCATCGTATCGGTCGGCGCGGTCCGCGGGGTGCGTGCGACACCGGAAATGTGTCGGGATGTCGATGCACTCTTTGGCCACAACGTGACGGAGTTGAGTATTTGA